A window of the Tunturibacter empetritectus genome harbors these coding sequences:
- a CDS encoding PDZ domain-containing protein: MIIRHTLLPLALLTLATPGLLQAQQPIQITADLSEAPRKIYHAKVDIPVQPGPVSLTTPKWIPGNHRPTGPVDQITGVVFTADGKVLPWRRDDEDLYEFHVTVPAGVTTLHAHLDCIVTARVSDKLAVLEWEKLLLYPAKTPVKEIAIQPSVKVPAGWGIGTALTPTDGYDPQNPKGGLTHYAPTTVEQLEDSPVITGQYFHEFALAPEVTPKHYIDVVSDSPEDSKLRPALLAELNNLVRETGAAYDSRHYNVYHFLLTLSDVAGGEGLEHGQSSDNGVGEKGFSDPSHQLAESDLLSHEFTHSWNGKYRRPFNLYQDDFEKMQQGSLLWVYEGMTHYLGNVLAARSGLKSQEQYRDLLALSAADLDYKPGREWRSTEDTAIAASILRGGNPAWSNWKRGQDYYQEGELFWLDADTLIRQKTDNKKSLTDFLHIFLGKGGNTGPLIVTYNRDELIADLNQVYKYDWATFLHERIDNLNPRADLAGIERGGYKLVYTDEPSKSERTVAETYARYGIGTNAWYSLGLRLNKEGLISDVRWNGPADKAKLFPGQKIIAVNGNVFSSDALKTAIKQSKGTSEPLHFILQSDTFVTTADIDYHDGERYPRLVRAEGTPAYLDDITKPLAKSEPIPAEKKEKDSTE; the protein is encoded by the coding sequence ATGATCATCCGCCACACCCTCCTGCCTCTAGCTCTGCTCACCCTCGCAACCCCTGGCCTCCTGCAAGCCCAGCAGCCCATCCAGATCACCGCCGACCTCTCCGAAGCTCCCCGCAAGATCTACCACGCCAAAGTCGACATCCCCGTCCAGCCCGGCCCCGTCTCTCTCACCACTCCCAAGTGGATCCCCGGCAACCACCGCCCCACCGGCCCAGTCGATCAAATCACCGGAGTCGTCTTCACCGCCGACGGCAAGGTCCTCCCTTGGCGCCGCGACGACGAAGACCTCTACGAGTTCCACGTCACCGTCCCCGCTGGCGTCACCACCCTGCACGCTCACCTCGACTGCATCGTCACCGCCCGCGTCAGCGACAAGCTGGCCGTCCTTGAATGGGAGAAGCTACTGCTCTACCCCGCGAAGACTCCTGTAAAAGAGATCGCCATTCAGCCGTCCGTCAAAGTCCCGGCAGGTTGGGGCATCGGTACCGCCCTCACACCCACCGACGGTTATGATCCACAAAACCCCAAAGGCGGCCTCACCCACTACGCCCCCACCACCGTCGAGCAACTCGAAGACTCACCCGTTATCACCGGCCAGTACTTCCACGAGTTCGCCCTCGCCCCCGAGGTCACGCCGAAGCACTACATCGACGTAGTCTCCGACTCCCCCGAAGACTCCAAGCTCCGCCCCGCGCTCCTCGCCGAACTCAACAACCTCGTCCGCGAGACCGGCGCCGCCTACGACTCCCGCCACTACAACGTCTACCACTTCCTCCTCACCCTCTCTGACGTAGCCGGCGGCGAAGGTCTCGAGCACGGTCAATCCTCCGACAACGGCGTAGGCGAAAAAGGCTTCTCCGACCCCTCGCACCAACTCGCCGAATCCGACCTCCTCTCCCACGAGTTCACCCACTCCTGGAACGGTAAGTACCGCCGCCCCTTCAACCTCTATCAGGACGACTTCGAAAAGATGCAGCAGGGTTCGCTCCTCTGGGTCTACGAAGGCATGACCCACTATCTCGGCAACGTCCTCGCCGCCCGCTCCGGCCTCAAGTCACAGGAGCAGTACCGCGACCTGCTCGCCCTCTCCGCAGCCGACCTCGACTACAAGCCTGGCCGCGAGTGGCGCTCTACCGAAGACACCGCCATCGCCGCCAGCATCCTCCGCGGCGGCAACCCCGCCTGGTCCAACTGGAAGCGCGGCCAGGACTACTACCAAGAGGGAGAGCTCTTCTGGCTCGACGCCGACACCCTCATCCGCCAGAAGACCGATAACAAAAAGTCCCTCACCGACTTCCTCCACATCTTCCTCGGCAAAGGCGGCAACACCGGCCCCCTCATCGTCACCTACAACCGCGACGAGCTCATCGCCGACCTCAACCAGGTCTACAAGTACGACTGGGCCACCTTCCTCCACGAGCGGATCGACAACCTCAACCCCCGCGCCGACCTCGCCGGCATCGAACGCGGCGGCTACAAGCTCGTCTACACCGACGAGCCCTCCAAATCAGAACGCACAGTCGCCGAGACCTACGCTCGCTACGGCATTGGCACCAACGCCTGGTACTCCCTCGGCCTCCGCCTCAATAAAGAAGGTCTCATCTCCGACGTCCGCTGGAACGGCCCCGCCGACAAGGCAAAGCTCTTCCCCGGACAAAAGATCATCGCCGTCAACGGCAACGTCTTCTCCTCCGATGCCCTCAAGACCGCAATCAAGCAGTCTAAGGGAACCTCCGAGCCCCTCCACTTCATCCTCCAAAGCGACACCTTCGTCACCACCGCCGACATCGACTACCACGACGGCGAGCGCTACCCTCGTCTAGTTCGCGCCGAAGGCACCCCCGCCTACCTCGACGACATCACCAAACCACTCGCCAAATCAGAACCCATCCCAGCCGAAAAGAAAGAAAAAGACTCCACCGAATAA
- a CDS encoding DUF4239 domain-containing protein, protein MLTLTQNIVILIVTMTCSMLFLALLNRVWPRERRTVHNDLIGWQLGILGTTYAVILGFMLYTVWTNFGEANINTDLEANAVRNIYQLAEGLPTPQRILLEQQARAYVDAVINEDWPEMHNSRLPEESNLINRDMWKTLMSVKAASPSELLAEDHALSELSALTEHRRTRLIQSAYRLPTIFWGVLLAGGLVTILSASLFGSANRALHALQVFCFTLLITLVLLAIADVNLPFRGWVHVSNFAFQRAKQNMNN, encoded by the coding sequence ATGCTGACCCTCACCCAAAACATCGTCATCCTCATCGTCACCATGACCTGTTCCATGCTCTTCCTGGCGCTTCTCAACCGCGTCTGGCCACGCGAACGCCGCACGGTACACAACGACCTCATCGGCTGGCAGCTCGGCATCCTCGGCACCACCTACGCGGTCATTCTTGGCTTCATGCTTTACACCGTCTGGACCAACTTCGGCGAAGCAAATATCAACACCGACCTCGAAGCCAACGCCGTGCGCAACATCTATCAACTCGCAGAAGGTCTTCCGACGCCGCAGCGCATACTCCTCGAACAACAGGCCCGCGCCTACGTCGACGCGGTCATCAACGAGGACTGGCCCGAGATGCATAACAGCCGCCTCCCCGAAGAGAGCAACCTCATCAATCGCGATATGTGGAAGACCCTCATGTCCGTCAAAGCCGCCTCCCCCTCCGAACTCCTCGCCGAGGATCACGCCCTCAGCGAACTAAGCGCCCTCACCGAACACCGCCGCACACGCCTCATCCAAAGCGCCTATCGCCTTCCCACCATCTTCTGGGGAGTTCTCCTCGCCGGTGGACTCGTCACCATTCTCTCGGCCTCCCTCTTCGGCTCAGCCAATCGAGCCCTTCACGCGCTCCAGGTCTTCTGCTTCACTCTCCTCATCACCCTCGTCCTGCTCGCCATCGCCGACGTCAACCTACCCTTCCGCGGCTGGGTTCACGTCAGCAACTTCGCCTTCCAGCGCGCCAAGCAGAACATGAACAACTAG
- a CDS encoding alpha/beta fold hydrolase has protein sequence MIRFLTRVPSLTFFALFSVVASAQTIPTKWPTQDGTYTIKDFRFGTNETLLELKLHYLTLGEPHRGADGHTDNAILLLHGTGGDAHSLLNPAFSDVLFGPGQPFDITKYFLILPDDIGHGESSKPSDGLHMHFPQYDYDDMVASQHTMLLEGLHVDHLRLILGTSMGCMQSFVWGETFPNFADALAPFACLPAELAGRNRMWRYMAMESIKHDPAWNNGEYTTEPVEGLRGANDLILIAGSAPLQMQKNYPTRQQAEAYIDRVLTASIARTDANNFLYYVNASRNYNPEPKLSAITAPVLWINSADDFINPPELGIAQEMVKKMPNAKFILIPISDATRGHGTHTQAAVWKQYLIDFLAQIEKH, from the coding sequence ATGATCAGGTTCCTCACCCGCGTTCCCAGCCTCACCTTCTTCGCGCTCTTCTCCGTCGTAGCCTCCGCCCAGACTATCCCCACCAAGTGGCCCACCCAGGACGGCACCTACACCATCAAAGACTTCCGCTTCGGCACCAACGAAACTCTCCTCGAACTCAAGCTCCACTACCTCACCCTCGGCGAGCCCCACCGTGGCGCCGACGGCCACACCGACAACGCCATCCTCCTGCTCCACGGCACCGGCGGCGACGCCCACTCTCTCCTCAACCCCGCCTTCTCCGATGTTCTCTTCGGCCCCGGCCAGCCCTTCGACATCACAAAATACTTCCTCATCCTCCCCGACGACATCGGCCACGGCGAATCCTCCAAGCCCTCCGACGGCCTCCACATGCACTTCCCCCAGTACGACTATGACGACATGGTCGCCTCCCAGCACACCATGCTCCTCGAAGGCCTCCACGTCGACCATCTCCGCCTCATCCTCGGCACCTCCATGGGCTGCATGCAGTCCTTCGTCTGGGGCGAGACCTTCCCCAACTTCGCTGACGCCCTCGCCCCCTTCGCCTGCCTGCCCGCCGAACTCGCCGGCCGCAATCGCATGTGGCGCTACATGGCCATGGAGTCCATCAAGCACGACCCCGCCTGGAACAATGGTGAGTACACCACCGAGCCCGTCGAAGGCCTTCGCGGAGCCAACGACCTCATCCTCATCGCCGGCAGCGCCCCGCTCCAGATGCAGAAAAACTACCCCACCCGCCAGCAGGCCGAAGCCTACATCGACCGCGTCCTTACCGCCAGCATCGCCCGCACCGACGCCAACAACTTCCTCTACTACGTCAACGCCTCACGCAACTACAACCCCGAGCCGAAGCTCTCCGCCATCACCGCGCCCGTCCTCTGGATCAACTCCGCCGACGACTTCATCAACCCACCCGAGCTAGGCATCGCCCAAGAGATGGTCAAGAAGATGCCCAATGCAAAGTTCATACTCATCCCCATCTCCGATGCCACTCGTGGCCACGGCACCCACACACAAGCCGCCGTCTGGAAGCAATACCTCATCGACTTCCTCGCCCAAATAGAAAAACACTAG
- a CDS encoding protein kinase domain-containing protein, with translation MELWTEYEGRTIDGAFPLTKLIRPEGRSAFFSTSNGVGGPTVIRLIESHFDDEEILGRWRGIQALNHPNLVKLIQFGRVTLDETSLVYAVMEPVDANMGEIVSERRMTVQETKQVATSLASALDALHTNGFVHEHIEPANVLAVGESIKLRSDCIRETPEGREGSELRRKDAHDFAVVLLQALTQKKTLEEAKRELPPDPPLDPIIRKGISGEWGIPEMVAALRPDTEIRVEARPVAVSQPRAEKVVETPPVELPTYPTNRVRVAEEKTGGIEGRRLLIGGGAMVLLLLIALFLHGRWSKSAGAVQANAVVPAVGTEANDAAPVPALEAPAAVSAPAPAAAAPEASVPAPAAGGTGQWRVVAFTYNREAQAQQKVESLRVVHPDLRPEVFTPSGRAPYLVVVGGTMSKDEAFAFVRKGRAEGLPHDSYAQNYRR, from the coding sequence ATGGAACTGTGGACAGAGTACGAAGGAAGAACGATCGATGGGGCGTTCCCTCTCACAAAACTGATACGGCCGGAGGGCAGAAGCGCCTTTTTTTCGACATCAAACGGCGTGGGCGGCCCGACGGTGATACGGCTGATCGAATCGCACTTTGATGATGAAGAGATTCTGGGGCGGTGGCGCGGGATTCAGGCGTTGAATCATCCCAATCTGGTAAAGCTGATTCAGTTTGGCCGGGTGACACTGGATGAGACGTCGCTGGTTTATGCGGTGATGGAGCCGGTGGACGCCAACATGGGCGAGATTGTGTCGGAACGGCGCATGACGGTGCAGGAGACAAAGCAGGTGGCGACGAGTCTTGCGTCGGCGCTGGACGCGCTGCATACGAACGGCTTTGTGCATGAGCATATTGAGCCGGCGAATGTGCTGGCGGTGGGCGAGTCGATCAAGCTGCGGAGCGATTGCATCCGTGAAACTCCTGAAGGGCGGGAGGGCAGCGAGCTGAGGCGCAAGGACGCGCACGATTTCGCGGTGGTGCTGCTGCAGGCGTTGACGCAGAAGAAGACGCTGGAAGAGGCGAAGCGGGAGCTGCCGCCAGATCCTCCGCTGGATCCGATTATTCGTAAGGGGATCAGCGGGGAGTGGGGGATTCCGGAGATGGTTGCGGCGTTGCGGCCGGACACGGAGATTCGGGTGGAGGCTCGTCCTGTTGCGGTGAGCCAGCCTCGAGCGGAGAAGGTAGTCGAGACGCCGCCAGTGGAGCTGCCGACTTATCCGACAAATCGCGTGCGGGTTGCGGAGGAGAAGACGGGCGGGATTGAAGGCCGGCGGCTGCTGATTGGCGGGGGAGCGATGGTGCTGTTGCTGCTGATCGCGTTGTTCCTGCATGGGCGGTGGTCGAAGTCCGCTGGAGCGGTGCAGGCGAATGCGGTGGTGCCTGCAGTGGGGACCGAGGCGAACGATGCGGCTCCTGTGCCGGCCTTGGAGGCTCCTGCTGCTGTTTCTGCTCCTGCTCCTGCCGCTGCTGCGCCGGAGGCTTCGGTGCCTGCGCCGGCTGCTGGTGGTACGGGTCAGTGGCGGGTGGTGGCGTTTACGTATAACCGCGAGGCTCAGGCTCAACAGAAGGTGGAGAGTCTTAGGGTGGTGCATCCAGATCTGCGGCCAGAGGTGTTTACGCCGAGCGGGCGGGCACCGTACCTTGTGGTGGTTGGTGGGACGATGAGCAAGGATGAGGCGTTTGCGTTCGTCAGGAAGGGACGCGCAGAGGGGCTGCCTCACGACAGCTACGCTCAGAACTATCGCCGGTAG
- a CDS encoding serine hydrolase domain-containing protein encodes MSAAWAQDLLPAATATGIDAAAAEVLKSTGVPSASVAVVQGGKIAYVKAYGKARLEPLMLAEPGMQYSIGSVSKQFTATIILLLVQDGKVKLDDPVGKYLPELTRANEVTVRQVLSMTSGYQDFWPEDYVMTSMMQSATPQHILDVWAKKPLDFEPGTKWQYSNTNYVIAGRIAEVVAGKPLIDQLQERIFRPLKMTGVFNSDASRLPANDPTGYYQHALGPLRPAPQEGAGWMFAAGELAMPASDLALWNISLMNRTLLAPASYDEMFTEVKLKDGSGTHYGLGVQVGERDGHRVISHSGEVSGFVSQNTVFPDNKVAVTVLTNEDASSAAAALARKIAPLVLGAVPKTADGAATAERRALDIFAGLQEGKLDRSQLTAYCDAYFTEEAVQDFASSLKPLGAPTSFKQMDEELRGGMTFRVFDVSFPDKKLRVTVYEEPDGKLEQYLVIPSGS; translated from the coding sequence ATGAGTGCGGCTTGGGCGCAAGATTTGCTGCCTGCGGCTACGGCGACGGGGATCGATGCGGCTGCGGCTGAGGTGCTGAAGTCTACTGGGGTTCCGAGCGCTTCGGTGGCGGTGGTGCAGGGTGGGAAGATCGCCTACGTGAAGGCTTATGGGAAGGCGCGGTTGGAGCCGCTGATGCTGGCGGAGCCGGGGATGCAGTACTCGATCGGGTCGGTGAGCAAGCAGTTTACGGCGACGATTATTTTGCTGCTGGTGCAGGATGGCAAGGTGAAGCTGGACGATCCGGTGGGGAAGTATCTGCCGGAGTTGACGCGGGCGAATGAAGTGACGGTGCGGCAGGTGTTGTCGATGACCTCGGGGTACCAGGACTTCTGGCCGGAGGACTATGTGATGACGTCGATGATGCAGTCGGCGACTCCACAACACATTCTGGATGTGTGGGCGAAGAAGCCGCTGGACTTCGAGCCGGGGACGAAGTGGCAGTACTCCAATACCAACTATGTGATTGCGGGGCGGATCGCAGAGGTGGTTGCTGGGAAGCCGTTGATTGATCAGTTGCAGGAGCGGATCTTTCGTCCGCTGAAGATGACTGGGGTCTTTAATTCTGATGCCAGCAGGCTGCCCGCGAATGATCCGACTGGTTATTACCAACATGCACTGGGGCCGCTGCGGCCGGCTCCGCAAGAGGGTGCGGGGTGGATGTTTGCGGCGGGAGAGTTGGCGATGCCGGCGAGCGATCTGGCGTTGTGGAATATCAGTTTGATGAATCGGACACTGCTTGCGCCGGCTTCTTATGACGAGATGTTTACTGAGGTGAAGCTGAAGGATGGCAGCGGCACGCACTATGGGCTGGGCGTGCAGGTGGGTGAGCGCGATGGGCATCGGGTGATCTCGCATAGCGGCGAGGTGTCGGGGTTTGTGTCGCAGAACACGGTGTTTCCTGACAATAAGGTTGCGGTGACGGTGCTGACGAATGAAGATGCTTCGAGCGCTGCGGCTGCGTTGGCGCGGAAGATCGCTCCGCTGGTGCTGGGAGCGGTTCCGAAGACTGCGGATGGGGCTGCAACGGCTGAGAGACGTGCGCTTGATATCTTCGCCGGGTTGCAGGAGGGGAAGCTGGATCGCTCGCAGCTGACGGCGTATTGCGATGCTTACTTTACCGAGGAGGCGGTGCAGGATTTTGCAAGTAGTCTGAAGCCGCTCGGCGCGCCGACCAGCTTCAAGCAGATGGACGAGGAGTTGCGCGGCGGGATGACGTTTCGGGTCTTTGATGTGAGCTTTCCGGACAAAAAGCTGCGGGTGACAGTCTATGAAGAGCCGGATGGGAAGCTGGAGCAGTACCTGGTGATTCCTTCGGGGAGCTAG
- a CDS encoding YegP family protein — MAGTFEIKKAKDGEFYFHLKAANGQIILSSEMYVGKSSAEKRIESVKKNAPIDDHYERKDARNGQPMFNLKAANHQVIGTSETYSSIAAREAGIESVKTNAPAAPVHDLTT; from the coding sequence ATGGCAGGCACGTTCGAGATCAAGAAGGCAAAAGACGGTGAGTTCTACTTCCACCTCAAGGCCGCCAACGGCCAGATCATCCTCTCCAGCGAGATGTACGTCGGCAAGTCCTCCGCCGAAAAACGCATCGAGTCGGTCAAGAAGAACGCCCCCATCGACGATCACTACGAGCGCAAAGACGCCAGGAACGGCCAGCCTATGTTCAACCTCAAAGCCGCCAACCACCAGGTCATCGGCACCAGCGAAACCTACTCCTCCATCGCCGCGCGCGAGGCAGGTATCGAGTCGGTCAAAACTAACGCCCCCGCAGCGCCAGTCCACGACCTGACCACCTAA
- a CDS encoding alpha/beta hydrolase, protein MGVVRKALILSVLAVVTVGWLGAQQAVWEPSSGHTQLPIWPKTPPDGRLMTGPEDVQSAGPDSLVAGKPWLAVERVSQPTMTVYSPTGKNTGAAVIVFPGGGYEILAIDLEGTEVCDWLVSKGITCVLLKYRVPAPRSAPSWGAYPQSSMALEDAQRTIGLVRLHAAEWHIDAHKVGVLGFSAGGHLVAATSVHFDRRLYPEVDAADKQSCRPDFAVALYPGHLSVKKGSLELNPDIAAHITAQTPPTFLLQNENDKVDSVWDSLTYYVGLKKAGVPVEFHSYAEGGHAFGLRRTKYPATAWPQLVETWLRTIGMIPD, encoded by the coding sequence ATGGGAGTTGTGAGGAAGGCGTTGATCTTGAGTGTGCTTGCGGTCGTTACGGTTGGCTGGCTTGGCGCACAACAGGCTGTCTGGGAGCCATCGTCTGGACACACGCAACTGCCGATATGGCCGAAGACCCCGCCTGACGGGAGACTGATGACGGGACCGGAGGACGTGCAGAGCGCAGGACCAGATTCGTTGGTAGCGGGTAAGCCGTGGCTTGCGGTGGAGAGGGTTTCGCAACCCACGATGACCGTTTATTCGCCGACGGGAAAGAACACCGGCGCTGCTGTCATCGTGTTTCCTGGAGGGGGATACGAGATTCTCGCCATCGACCTCGAAGGGACAGAGGTTTGTGACTGGCTCGTCTCGAAGGGCATCACCTGCGTGCTGCTGAAGTATCGCGTTCCCGCGCCGAGATCGGCTCCAAGCTGGGGTGCTTACCCGCAGTCTTCGATGGCTCTGGAAGATGCACAGAGGACGATTGGGCTGGTTCGTCTCCATGCCGCCGAGTGGCACATCGACGCGCATAAGGTGGGCGTGCTGGGGTTCTCTGCAGGCGGTCACCTTGTGGCGGCGACCAGTGTTCACTTTGACAGACGCCTCTATCCCGAAGTCGACGCTGCCGATAAACAGAGTTGTCGTCCGGACTTCGCGGTGGCTCTCTATCCCGGTCACCTTTCGGTGAAAAAAGGCTCGCTGGAGTTGAACCCGGATATCGCGGCCCACATCACCGCTCAAACGCCTCCTACGTTTCTGCTTCAAAATGAAAACGATAAGGTCGACAGCGTATGGGACTCCCTGACGTATTACGTAGGACTCAAGAAGGCTGGTGTGCCAGTCGAGTTTCATTCGTATGCCGAAGGCGGCCATGCCTTCGGGCTGCGCAGAACGAAGTATCCTGCAACCGCATGGCCGCAACTTGTAGAGACGTGGCTGCGAACGATTGGAATGATTCCTGATTAG